The genomic stretch ACCTAATCAGATTGTCAAATTAGCTTTGCAAAAACAGTTAATTCCAGAATTGGCAGGACAATATACTCAGATCAAAAGTGAAGTAAAATTTGGTCATGATGGCAAAAGTCGTATCGATTTTGTCTTGAAGGGAGGAGATTCTGATATTTATATTGAGGTAAAAAATACTACTCTCGCTGAAAATGGAGTTGCATTATTTCCTGATACTGAGACAACTAGAGGACAAAAGCATTTACAAGAGTTAATTAATTTATGTTCTACCACTAAAACGGTGATGTTATATTTTATCAGTCGATCGGATTGTGAATTATTTGGAGTGGGGGAAAAATACGATCGAACCTACGCAGATTTATTTTATCAAGCAATGGAAAAAGGAGTAAAAATCTTACCTTGTCGTTTTGAAATTACTCCCAAAGGGGTTAAATATTTAGGGACAATTAACCATTAATTAAAAAAAATTTAGTAATTATTTAAAATTATGAATATTTTAATTATTAGTTGTTCCCAATTCATTAATTTTTCCTAAAAAATAGTCTTCTTTATGACTAAGACTACGGGCAAGTTCTAGGGCTTTTTGATAAGATTTTAAAGCGGAAGAATAATCTTGTTTTTTGCTATAAATTATACCCATATAATCATAACTATTCATCAAACCATAATAATTATAAGAGAGTTGTTGCACTTTAATTAATTCTTGATAAATTTGCAAGGCAGAATCAAATTGTTCATATTCTTGATAAAGAATACCTAGTTTCTCTAACGCATCTCCTGCGATCGAATATTGTGTTAATGACCATGCGATCGAGAAAGCCTCTTGATAATATTTAGCTGATTCTTCTGGTTTTTTTAAAGTTTTATAGTCATCACCGATAGAAATTTTTATCATAGATAAGTTTAACAAATCCTGATTTTTTACATAAGTTTCTGCTAGTTCTTGCTTATATTTTATTGCATTTTCAGGATTAACGATCGCTCCACTAATTTCTGCTAATTTGCGTAAATAAATACCTTCTGCTAAATAATCTACTTCAACTCTAGCGATATTTAACAATTCTGTATAAATAGGTTCTGCACGAAAATAATCAAATTTAGCTATGTAAAATTTTCCTAATTTTTCTAATATAGTTTTAATAGTAGAACTATCATTTGTCGATCGAGCTAATTCAAGATTTTTTTTATTAATAGCAATCGATCGATCTAAATTATGTAAAGCCTCATAGGCATCAATAAATAAAGGTAAATATTCTTGATTAATTTGACCATCTTTACTATTTTGAGATTCTAAAATCACTAATCTTTCATTTAAAAAGTTAATATCTTCATTACGACTTTTATCCCATGCAACTTTACCCACTTTAGTTATTATTATAATTTCTTCTTTTATGCCTAGTACTCGACTTAAATTAATCGATCGATACCATAAGGCAAAAGCAACATCATCATTTCCTGCTTTAGATTCTTCTTGGGCTAAACTATCTAAATCTGCTATTTTAGTTTGAATTCTTTTGATTTCTAAACCAGTTAAATCTCGTTTTATTGTAGGTAATAATTCATCTTTAAAATCAACTAATAAAGGATTAACTTTTACTTCTTCTGTTTGAGCTAAAATTAAAGTAGATTTACCGGTAAAAAGTAACAAAAAAAATAGAAAACTAATCTTGAAAATTTGGGGCAAAAGTAAATTCATAATTTATAAATAAAAAAGCTCTCACAATATAAATAAATCTTAATGGTTAATTCTTATTTTTTCAAATCCATAAAATCTTCACGAGATAAATTTAGCAGAAATGGTACTATCTCGATCGAATTGGTCGATCATTCTGGGTATATAGCAATTTCTATCCTTATGAGATACGCTCAAATCTTTTAATCAGAGAAACTTTAATTTTATTTTTGTACCCCGGAACCATGAAAAACGCTATAATTCTAATTTTGGCGTTGCTGAATTAAGGTATGATTTTAAGATAAAGCGATCAAATTTATTAGAAATCAAAAAATGATCAAATGCCCCGAGTGCAGTTCTATGCACATTAACAAAAATGGAATGAAAAGAGGAAAGCAAAATCATCTTTGTGTTGATTGTGGTAGACAGTTTATTAATCCATAACCATCTAATTCCAGAGGTTATAGTGATGAGATTAGAAGTGAGTGCTTAAAAATGTATGTCAATGGTATGGGCTTTCGAGCAATTGAAAGAGTAAAAGGAGTTCCTCATACTACCGTGATTAATTGGGTGAAAGATGTGGCAAAGCTTTTGCCCAATAGTTATCAAGCCGAAACCATACTTAAAGTCGGTGAATTAGATGAATTACAAACATTTGTGGGTTCAAAAAAAACAAAATGTGGTTATGGATTGGGGTAGATCACT from Geminocystis sp. NIES-3709 encodes the following:
- a CDS encoding lipopolysaccharide assembly protein LapB, producing MLLFTGKSTLILAQTEEVKVNPLLVDFKDELLPTIKRDLTGLEIKRIQTKIADLDSLAQEESKAGNDDVAFALWYRSINLSRVLGIKEEIIIITKVGKVAWDKSRNEDINFLNERLVILESQNSKDGQINQEYLPLFIDAYEALHNLDRSIAINKKNLELARSTNDSSTIKTILEKLGKFYIAKFDYFRAEPIYTELLNIARVEVDYLAEGIYLRKLAEISGAIVNPENAIKYKQELAETYVKNQDLLNLSMIKISIGDDYKTLKKPEESAKYYQEAFSIAWSLTQYSIAGDALEKLGILYQEYEQFDSALQIYQELIKVQQLSYNYYGLMNSYDYMGIIYSKKQDYSSALKSYQKALELARSLSHKEDYFLGKINELGTTNN
- the sfsA gene encoding DNA/RNA nuclease SfsA, with the protein product MTTETRLYCYPPLISGILKKRYKRFLADIELETGELITAHCANTGPMLGLCSVDSRVMVSKSNNPKRKLAYTWEMIEVGENNPVWVGINTALPNQIVKLALQKQLIPELAGQYTQIKSEVKFGHDGKSRIDFVLKGGDSDIYIEVKNTTLAENGVALFPDTETTRGQKHLQELINLCSTTKTVMLYFISRSDCELFGVGEKYDRTYADLFYQAMEKGVKILPCRFEITPKGVKYLGTINH